The following proteins are co-located in the Fusobacterium perfoetens genome:
- a CDS encoding MATE family efflux transporter: protein MKLLSLFSFDKKFIKNLLILSLPLIGQNLITSSLNFLDNIMIGHLGETSIAAVGLANQYYLMFFLTTSAVCVGGSVLISQFWGKKEIFNIKKFAGIGLILSLLSSVFFTSIALIFPEFIIGLFDKNKDVISTGSAYLRAVAPSYIFTCLSFNFCATLRSTGQTSIPMKGSLIGFLFNGVLNYIFIFGKFGIEPLGVVGAALGTTFARLIEFLYLTYMVYFKNNIVKASFQELFDFDKYDVKLFIKTALPVVVNDFIWVSGTTAYSKAYAVLGTDAITTMQVANITNNLFYIFGVGLGVASSIVIGNSIGEGDSIESVYEKGLKMGSFSFLVGVVMGVLFFFTAPFTNVYFNVSPSIKQDILSVLRIMAFVLPFKFLGMSYIIGAFRGGGDVLYATVTEFIAMWFIAIPMGFVSIFLFDVNISILYILICLEEFGKIIIAYPRFLSRKWIKALV, encoded by the coding sequence ATGAAATTACTTTCACTTTTTAGTTTTGATAAAAAATTTATTAAAAATTTACTTATTTTATCTCTACCTCTTATAGGTCAAAATCTTATTACTTCCTCTCTAAATTTTTTAGATAATATTATGATTGGACATTTGGGAGAAACTTCCATTGCTGCTGTAGGACTTGCTAACCAATATTATCTGATGTTTTTCTTAACAACTTCTGCTGTTTGCGTCGGAGGAAGTGTACTTATATCTCAATTTTGGGGAAAGAAAGAGATATTTAATATAAAAAAATTTGCTGGAATTGGACTTATACTATCACTTTTATCATCAGTTTTTTTTACAAGTATCGCCCTTATTTTTCCAGAATTTATAATTGGGTTATTTGATAAAAATAAAGATGTTATATCAACTGGTTCTGCTTATTTAAGAGCTGTTGCACCTAGTTATATTTTTACTTGCCTATCTTTTAATTTCTGTGCTACTTTAAGAAGTACAGGTCAAACTTCTATTCCAATGAAAGGAAGTTTAATCGGATTTTTATTTAATGGTGTCCTTAACTATATTTTTATTTTTGGAAAATTTGGAATTGAGCCACTTGGAGTTGTTGGAGCTGCCCTTGGTACAACTTTTGCAAGACTTATAGAATTTTTATATCTAACATATATGGTTTATTTTAAAAATAATATTGTTAAAGCTAGTTTCCAAGAACTATTTGATTTTGATAAATATGATGTAAAACTTTTTATAAAAACTGCTCTCCCTGTAGTTGTAAACGATTTTATTTGGGTATCTGGAACTACTGCTTATTCAAAAGCTTATGCTGTACTTGGAACTGATGCTATAACTACTATGCAAGTTGCAAATATTACAAATAATCTTTTCTATATTTTTGGTGTAGGACTTGGAGTTGCAAGCTCTATTGTAATTGGAAATAGTATTGGTGAGGGAGATTCTATTGAGTCTGTCTATGAAAAAGGATTGAAAATGGGTTCTTTCTCTTTCTTAGTTGGTGTCGTTATGGGAGTTTTATTTTTCTTCACTGCTCCTTTTACAAATGTTTATTTTAATGTTTCACCAAGTATCAAACAAGATATTTTATCAGTTTTAAGAATTATGGCTTTTGTATTACCGTTTAAGTTTTTAGGAATGAGCTATATAATTGGAGCTTTCAGAGGTGGAGGAGATGTTTTATATGCCACTGTAACTGAGTTTATCGCTATGTGGTTTATTGCTATTCCAATGGGATTTGTATCAATATTTTTATTTGATGTAAATATTTCGATACTATATATTTTAATCTGTCTTGAAGAATTTGGAAAAATAATCATCGCTTATCCTAGATTTCTTTCTAGAAAATGGATAAAAGCTCTGGTTTAA